In the Diadema setosum chromosome 11, eeDiaSeto1, whole genome shotgun sequence genome, TCTGGCTGTTTCTGGTCTTGTCAGCGATGGGAGTTACAGGATACCAGTTGATTGACAGGTCCATCTATTTCGCCAGCAACCCTAAAAGTGTCGACATTTCTGTGGACTACGACAAGGAGAAAGACTTTCCCTCCGTCGCCATCTGCAACTATAATACTTTTAGGTAATCTCGAAGCTCACATACGGTTTCTAATAATGTGTTATGACGTGATACCTGAAAAAAACTTTGTGttgattttcaataaaaaaaagggaTAGGATACCCAGGAAATCCCCCACGACAACTTACGCGTGCATTGactgatgaaaaaagtaatggGCTTACAGTACCTTCCCGTAAATAATTTACACGGAATACATCCCATGCTAGTAATTACAGCTCGCTATAGTTCCAACAAAGATGCCAATTTACCGGaactttgtttttaaaaatggTTCTATGGCACCGCGTAAGTGCCGAGTTTGCGTTCATTTGCTAATGTTACTATGTCACTTTATCATAACATCATCGAATTTTCAATGAAGTATATTTCcggtgtgtgtgtctgtgttggTAGTGCACTTTATGTgtagtgcattttattttattattttttttttttaggtcaaaggattgtacaaaaaaaaaaaaaaaaaaaaaaaaaggctggtGCACCCCCGTTACACTATCACGATCTGGACCCGGTCTGTCCCTATctagcagatcgggagagagcggcaaaagcgtaTTGGGATCGGAAGCATCGTAGCATCGTGGCAGCAGTGTTTGGACGTCGGGGATGGAGCGGGCATTtttttcagatcgggaagaaattttgaacctgtTCAAAATTTGTTTCCGATCTCCCCGATCAAAATGGACCTATTTTTAATCGTACGACAAGCGGGAAGAGCGTAGTGACAGCTTAAACACCGCAGGATGAGCGTAGCAAAGTCTTTCTGAGCGTAGTTACATCGGTACAAGAACGGGAGATAAACTTTAAGCCCCCGTcaagcccccgtcacactagagcgtatctagccaacgaatgcccagcggatccgaaaatttggagatacgCTCACATCCGCTGCTCATCGTTCGTGACCCGCTTGGCGTTCGCTGTATCCGCTAGCTGTTCGCAGCGATTCGCAGAGATCCGCCGgagacaaattttgattttggacatgtccaaaatcttgagcgGATGACGAACGGAATGACAATACGCTTTGTGGTCGCTTAGCGCCCGCTGATCGAAAGTTGTGGTCGCTCTGCGTTCGCTTCTCATTCGTTCGCCGTTCGTCCAAATTCGCACAGCAAATCTGGACAGCACAGGTAGCATTTATCAGTTGGTCATCAGAAATGGAGGACGCTCAGAGATTTCAGATGCAATATCTTCTAGCTGTTCATCAACATGAGCATGACCTAAACCAGCTGGCAATCGCCAAATACATCCAAGACAAGAGAAAACGGAGGAGAGGAAAACATCGAAGAACGATGTGGACCAGGGCCTGGATCTGAAGACGAGGGCAGTTCAGGTTGTATAATCAGCTTCTCATCGAACTTCCGGGATATTAAAGTCCCGGCGTTTGcctctggcttttttttttcgctgaagGTCCAGGCTAGGAACAGTTGGAGGCACCAGACGTAATGGAGGATGTTGGACTCCCCACATCATCGTCAACGTGATCATCAGAAGGAACACAGGAATCTTGAGGACTGTCGAGGGTAATGACATCAGCAGCACCTGGTGGTGActtctccttccttcttttggGGGCCATTCTCACAATCACAACGTTACTCGACACTGTCACTACTCAAAATGATTTGGGAAAATGTGCGTCAGTCGAGATCCGTCACGTGACTGCCGCAGTATCGCTCTGCATATGTTGGGCATTCGCTCCTCATTCGCTTTGTCCGCTCAGCATCCGCTGGACGGACTGTACGCATTCGCTTTCATTCGCTACTTAATCCGCTCGTAACACGGTTAGCATATGCTCATCATTCGTTAGGCGAACGTTCGAAAACGACGTTTTGCTTGCGGATTCGAGCGGATTCGAGCGTATctggactttgccaaattttgcccatccGCTAGGCATTCGCTGATTTATACGCTGTAGTGTGACGCTGGACGGACTGTACGCATTCGCTTTCATTCGCTACTTTATCCGCTCGTAACACGGTTAGCATTATGCTCATCATTCGTTAGGCGAAGGTTCGAAAACGACGTTTTGCTTGCGGATTCGAGCGGTTTCGAGCGTATctggactttgccaaattttgcccatccgctaggcattcgctgatttatacgctgtagtgtgacgggggcttaaAAGGGACGCAGCCGGTAATCGCAGCCAAAATGTCTACCAGAAGAAGATCAAAGAGATGGAGAGGCAAAACTGTTGAGGAGGAAGATGACATTGTCGCTGCACCTGTCGGGGCAGAATACAAAGAAGGAGCTCAAATTTtcgaagaagaagagatgaggAATAAGAACAGAAGAAAGCAGCGAAGCAGCTATCCAAAaggcgaagaaagagagactgcacgtgatgctaaaagaggaggaagaggacataGCAGAATTTCGAAGAATATGCAATCATCTACAACTAGAGGAAGACGGACTATAAAAGCAAGACATCAAGAAAAAGCCTTGGAAAGATCAGCACGTCTTTGATTATAACAATACATTGCTGCAAAAGAACCGTGAGTTGAGGAGGCTCTTCGAGGTCCACAGTATATTTCTTTGGTTCTACATGCTGATAAGTTGAATGACTGCGGATCGACAGTCGAATTGGGGTACATCGGGGCACATCGGGCACTTTTCAGCTTTCTGAACGGGGTAACAGCGTGATAAGATCGTAGAGATCGTTTAGAGCGTAGTTACAGCGTGCATCGATCGGATAACATCGGCAGCATCGCACTGACAGCGTATCTACATCGTTCTAAAGCGTAACTGCAGTGGCAGAGATTGTAATGTCTCATTCCCGATCATCGTAGTAAGAGCGTAGCAAGCACGTGGTCGTAACCGCAGCGTTCTTAGAGCGTTTTAATACTGTACTGTGTCCAGATCGGCTCAGGTTTAAACGATCCTTCCCGatctgagaaaattgtcaaatcgtagCGAGAACGGCATAGTGGAACAGGGGCTTTAATCTTTTAAAGTAACAAACAGTCAGCCGATTTTAGTGGCACCGGAAAATCGCGCTGATTGAGCAGAAGCCATCTTGTTATTGTGAGCCGATGAAACTCGGAAGTGGCTCCAGCTTGCCAGCGGTGACCAGGATTATTACCCCTTTTTTgtccctctttacggaattcctgaatcCATCCCTGTATTCCTCTTAATCAAAGtgctttttattttaaaatCTTGCAAATATCCAGTTTTATGATGTCCTGACATGTATTTTGATCCCTCTCATCTCTACtataattgtgaccctgcacctcaaaacaaacaaaaagtggccgacatgaaattttagttaagaccatattctgaaagagcagactttaagctttaaaatgatgtataactcaaatcaattggactctcctaacctatctaaatattggaaagaaagcacaaactcaggaaaagtgtgaactgagaaaagaggctctgaagtacagtgtctattaaagcgcttaatctttaccaaaccgtgctggctgtgcgatgaatgggacaaaaaacaggaagtaaaccaccagagtaacaacgatgaagggattatcagattaaagtgaaattgagcatgccttattaacacattctgtccatacttaatgccaactttcaaaacagtagcactatcttttcaaaagttattagagttgaaagtgaagagtgtggataaggtttttcagaaatgaaatcacactattctaccaaaaatgtttgagataaacagctaaaaaaacacacttttctgcccgttttatgataccaaattttagcattgtgtaaaagaagactctctctttcagaaaatatgaaaaagtcaatttcggctaggttgacccacttcacttattttcagtcttcacgcaaaatcagtgtgtgcgactttatgttcgttttgaggtgcacagtcacaatTGACCACGCCACGTTATTCCGTGTTTTGCAGGGAAGAATTGGTGAGCGGAACAAAGTTTGGAGACTTTCTTTCGGAGATATTTCTCGACAACGAGAGTATCAACATGACTGCATACCAACCCGCGCTCGAAGCCATACACAACATGACTGGTTTTTATGTCAACGCGAGTCATACGCTGGAGAGCACATTGATAACGTAAGTTTGTCTTGACCCTCAAAGAACGTACATTTTCTAAATAGTATCAAGATGTGTGCAAGCACATGGTCAATTGTGACGAGAGATTCAAGTAGCACAGTTTGTTGGATGCGTACTCATTCGCTAACCCTGATGTATCCGAGTATTTTCAATAGAGAGCcgttcatattttcttttctaaaatgACCTCATACCTCATACAGACCTTGTAAAATTGTGTggtcaaatatttttttttttcagctctttTCGATCAAATATAGTTGATACGATTCAGCCCATTTATTAACGAAGAAAACAGATCTTAAATATTCATGATGCACCACTTCCGATTTCTGTCTCATCCGATCTTTGATTTGCTGACTCTTATGATACCTCAAAAGTCCGCAAACAAGAGGTGCAGACTAATACATTGAGTTTTTATGTCAGTCTGATCTGTtgaatcatacattgtatgaattcATCAGTCTGAAAAGAACGTGATACGCCTGCCCATATCCACCGTGGAGCAACCCTATTGATTTCTCTTTAACAATGTTTTGCCGATCTGTTCTCGGAAATCTATATTGTTTAACAGATTTCCCCTGGTTTATTACACAGAGGACGTTGGGGACAGGAACCACTGACTGTGGCTAACTTCACCATGAAAATGACTGATTGGGGTGTCTGTTTCGTTTTTAACGATGAGAATAACGGTCTGCCGAAACTCACTCTAAAAGCTGCAGGTAATTACATCTCATTACAAAGGCTTATCAAGGACAACTCTCATTCACCTCATCTCAGAGTTCGATTGATTTGCCACATGACTCGAATGTTTGTTCTGGAATAGATGCTAAAACATTCGGAACATCTCAAAAATTTATCAGTAAGTGGGAAGAAAATACAAGAACATGGAGGTCTTTTATGGTTTAATTTAGTTTAGTTTATTCTTTATTCGAAAATCACACCCGTCACACGGACGGCCGGCCTAAAAAGGCCTATGAGTGATAAATATACATCAAACATAGAAAGTAATAAGATGTATCATGAATATATCATGTCATAGATACAGACAATAACAAATAATCTAACACAACAAAAGAGAGAATATGGTGGGCTAAGTAATACATGAAAGAGATATTCAGTTGTGGGAATAATTTATAATAGATTGTTACGGCACGTTAAATCAAGGTTGGCAAAACTGGCTACTTGACAGCGCAGTGACTctgatgacattaaaaaaaagaggaattgtTGGTAAATAGGCAACTGAGGAAAAGTAGGATCTCTTTCTGATATAATACTGAATAACTGTGATCTGAAATTATATGCAGAACAAAGCATAAAACAATGAAACTCATCTTCTACATCACCGGAATTACAGATTATACAAAATCCTTCATCATGTGGCACATTTTTGTAAAGTCCGGTTTCAAGGGCAATAGGGGTACAACCACTTCTGAACAGAGCTAATGCTCGcctatatataaaaaagatcTATTTTGACACTGACTAACATATTTAGAGGGGAACAGTATTTACGCGCATGCGCAAGATTGCATACAGAGAATGATCGGCACGAGGCGTGTCGATCGAATcgtatgcatacataattatgtgcgTTAAGTGTATCAAATGGACGTTAATACAGCAGTCTCGTTCTACTAAGAGAGTTGCCAGGGTAGTATCGCGGAAATTACCCTAGCTGGTCATGTAGAATTTGGCAAAAACGTCGGAGTAACATTTGTCGGGAACCACTTTAACAGGccgggttgaaaaaaagaatacccTGACGTTTCCCTGACGTTTGCCGCGGAAAGTCTAGTTTGAAACGCTCTGTTAAAACTGGACTTTACACAGTAACAGAGACGGAGAGAAAAATTCGaaaatcccccctccccccccccccccccaaaaaaaagaagaaatcgtCAAAGcgaaattttcattttatcggTTCCAGCTTAAGTTTTGAAGGGTAATAATTTTCTGGCTTCTGCTTAAGAAACAAAATTGCTTGCATGTCCTAAAAGTCAACCCAcccacacacctacacacaaaaGCGCACACGCACACTACACTACAATCAACACACTGTCGCATAACCAGTTCTGGGTTTGCATTAATATTTTCAGAATAAGGCCTATACTATAAATTTGATTTGGACATTCATGTTACTTGTAACATGAATTTTCGTTACCTCTGCAACAattgcaatgtattgatactgtTAGTTTTTcccattattgttgttttctttgtatgaatttacatgtattgtttctgtcactcaagaaattgaaatttatgtttgtatgacTTTATTGTGGAAAAACGAATACATTCggacttgaacttgaacttgaacccCTAACGAGTAAACAGGCTTTTATCATTTCATCACCGAACATTTCCGGCTTCATCATAGGAAGGAGGTACAGTCTTCTACTAACACTGGACGCCCAACAGTTTGATTATTTCTTCGAACCCAAGGGTCGAGGTTCTGCCGGCTTCCAAGTCGTACTCTACGACTACGGCACCGAGCCAGACATAGAAGACTCTGGCTTCGGGATAGCACCGGGGGAGATGACGCTAGCTGGTGTAGACGTGACCGAGGTATAGAATGTATGCTGCTCGCAAACCACACCGCTTTTATCTGCCACAGGTCGCCCCTAATTTCGTTATATCGCCGTTAGTTTGTTTTTCAAGCTGCACCGTACTCGATTATGCTTGATAGTGTTGTGGGCCATttctccttaatttccacaTCCGTGAAGTTTGGGACCTGCAGTTTTACAAGATTTAATGTTtgatgtaggccccatcatgaTTATCAATTATTTATGTTACTTTCTTTCCTGAGACACCGTTATACCACAAACATGTCATGATCATTAAAATTTTGagctaaaataaataaaatgaattgaatttgttaTCTCTAtgagaaaattggaaaaaaaacccaagaataaactaaactgaaatAAACTGGATATTATAGATGTTTGATTATGTATCTCGATTTCATCACATGTCATTCCACACAGGTAAGTTCACAAACGGTTATCTCATCCCTCATCTATACCATTTCCCCATCCACACTGGTAGAAATAAAATACTTGCCTTTTTTACATGAAAAGAGCAAATCGTCTCGAAATATTTTTTCTGAGTTTAAATACATTACTAAAGGCTATTCTTTTCTTCAAGCCGTAAATGTTTGATGCGAAGGAGGGGGCATGCAGTTTGGCCATGACTGCTTTCATTGCTTGCAGATCTTTGCTCACCATAAGATTATCAGGGTAACCAATAGAAGGGCCGACCTTTTTATCTTTTCGTGACCTCTACCTATTGCCAAAGATGACTTGTACATTCAGTGTCATCGTTTTCTAAGTGCAATTCGATAcacatatactatatatatatatatatatatatatatatatatatatatatatatatatatatatacacacacacaatagtaataataataatattaataataacaataataataacaatagtaataatgataaacatCCAGTGAGTTTTTGTATCAGCACTTCCGTGGTTGTCTCTGACAGTAGTTGCTGGTCCTTAGCCGAAAGATTGaatttcaaatcaatcaaattaaaGTATTTTGGTTACTCCATTACCCGACTCTCTACCACAGTATACCAACTTGCCGCCCCCTCATGGGCAGTGTGGCGAAAGGGTTCTGAAGTACTACAACTACTATGGACGAACCGAGTGTTACAGGGAGTGCAATGGGGATTACCTACTCGAAGCCTGTGGCTGCAAAACTCTAAGCATGAGAGGTAGGTATGCAGTAGACGCAAGAACACGTTTTAGCAccagtaaaaatattaaaaagctaCTCGTATCGGCCCTTAATGTAATAGATTTAATGCTAAATGTATTATCAACCgtacatgtaatacattcaACGCAATATGTAAGATCGCActtatactttgtactatgttctttgattttcgttgaatggaaataaactatgattgaattgaattgaattgaatttgattcTGGTTATGAATAAAAACGCAAAATAAACCAAACATCATGCTAGACCTTCACATGGATCTTTAAATCACTCAAAAAGATGGAGCCATGAATAAAAATAAACGATCATGCCAGGCACCAATGCACCTCATGAATGCTCTTGCGCAATCCcccctaaaaaacaacaacaaacaaacaaacaaacaaaacaactgaaAGCTGTTTGAATAGTTATTATAATCAGTTTGACCTCAGCTCTTGTACCGTTTTGGTTTAATGTAATATCAATGATGAACTGTacgttaacccgttgaggacggtttgattttcctacagcacgcatttcccatagacacctgcccgagtgtactcgggactcgtcctcaaagggTAAAAAAGAAACCCCAATCAACCAACAAAATTCATCGCAGAAAAGATGGGAATTAAATCAATTTGTAAGAATTGCCATGACATAATTCCCTTTggatttttcatttattcaaattcCAAACTCCATTTTTTCCATTGCTGGCTTTGACGTATTCATTCCACTAGTAAAGTAATAATAGTGTGTTTCCAGCTATTAAAGATAATacagttaaagggatgatacagtattggttaAGATGAAgactcagtttttttttttttttggagatacttagaaaccactgtgtgaaatgtaaaagagcatacaattctacgaggaagtcaaatcttatttgatgaaaatcagttctgAAATGACTgacgtatcaaaaaaaaagtaaaacaaagctatactaataaaaggtgggtcccacttttgattaggatcactttgtgttgaatatctcagctatttgaaaaccaattttcatcacctAAACTTTCAATCCCCCTCACAATACACGCTCTAGCCTTtaaggaggtttctcattaggCCTATCtcaaaaaaatgatattaaaaaaagtcACACAGCTGAAGTCTCATCCGATCGtaaaactgtatgatccctttaaatgttTTTGATATTATTGTGAGAGTGCATGAACCCCCCAAAAAGGAATAAAAGTCTCACCCTCGATTTTGCATGACGACTCAAAAGTGAGATGGGtaaaccaagtcaatcttgatttttttcataGTTTCTGAGAGAGGTATTATTCTTCTACATCATGCACAATATTATTAAAGATTGAGATCGataaatgaatgggaaagtgtgttttcagtaGTTATTCTTCTGCcctttttgtagagtagtgtgatcaggtatgtcttggaggtcactttcatttcttgaaCTTTTCTTAATTTTTAAAAAGATGATAAGTCGACGTTAATCAAGGAGAGAATGCGAAGCTTCTCAATTTCaggttaatctgataatcccttcattgctgttgctacggtggtttacatcatgtttcttttttttttttcattcataacacagctaccacggcttggtaaagattaagcggttcaatagaccctatacttcggagcctcttttctcagttcacacttttccaaagtgtgcattttttccccaatatttGGATGTAGATATTTAGAATGCATCATTGTCGAATTATGCATCTATATgcctttaactaaaaatccatgtttggcgacGTTTTGCGATGCTCGGTCACATTTGTTTATGACCTATCATGTACCCAAACTTaccagaaataaacaaagaaattcatttttttttttttggttttcaaACACTGAAATTTAAAGTGATGAAGCAGACAGAAACAAATCCGTAAAAATCCAATTCAATAGAAAGACATACTTTTATATGTTAAAAAAGTTAATCATCTTCATAGGAATAGTCACATTGTGTCATCAGCTGTTAAACAGTCTGCCTTAATTTGAATTTCATAACTCTATTCCATCAGGTGATGATCGTGAGTGTACTGCTTGGGAATTTTTCAACTGCACTGCATCTGCCTTCTGTAAGTGATTTTTATTTGagatattgtttgtgtgtgtgcgtgtgtttgttttgctgatACAATTGATTGCATATCTTGCACTCGCCCTCTTATTACGTGCTGTGACATATAGATTGAAGCTGCCGATG is a window encoding:
- the LOC140234932 gene encoding acid-sensing ion channel 1C-like — its product is MPVRRVDVASVGLESKQPGLSVINAPEIRTDDTTLSPPPYVRYRDKVSWFAIFYKSIPESVGLAGIKYAFNPTEIRTRRLFWLFLVLSAMGVTGYQLIDRSIYFASNPKSVDISVDYDKEKDFPSVAICNYNTFREELVSGTKFGDFLSEIFLDNESINMTAYQPALEAIHNMTGFYVNASHTLESTLITGRWGQEPLTVANFTMKMTDWGVCFVFNDENNGLPKLTLKAAGRRYSLLLTLDAQQFDYFFEPKGRGSAGFQVVLYDYGTEPDIEDSGFGIAPGEMTLAGVDVTEYTNLPPPHGQCGERVLKYYNYYGRTECYRECNGDYLLEACGCKTLSMRGDDRECTAWEFFNCTASAFYDFIENAETVCDCPPDCSRRIYSATVSHVEYPNTFLTSPLSAVYGLNPAYFQENICGLTVFFKDMTVQRIKQRKAYDFFSLLCDVGGSLGLWLGGSILTLFEIVDVIGHSAYVYSRTRPQPKSKTTVQR